CTGGCTCGTCAGAACTCCATATGGTGACTCAACTGACGTCTGGCTCGTCCACGCCATCGACTGCTACACATCAATGCCGGTGGGATGGCATCTCGTGATAGGCGCCCCGCGAACAACCTCCACCCTTGCTTGCATCGAGACCATCCTCTTCCCCAAGGCGCCACGCCTTGAAGCACTGGGGCTGAACTACGACTTCGACATTTACGGAACGCCACAACAAATCGTCGCCGACAACGGGGCCGAGAACAAGAGCGACCGAATCCTCAAACTCTCTCGCATCGGAATCGACTTCGTGCGGTTGAAGTCAAGGCATCCGCACCACAAGCCCTTCATCGAGCGCTTGAACCGGTCCTTGAAATCGTATCTGCAAACCCTACCGGGCTGCACTCGCTTCGACGGCAAGGACGGCCAGCGTGATCCAGCCGCGCTCGGTGATCCAGTCATGACCATCGAGGAGCTGGAGCGGTGGATCGTTCGCTTTTACTTCGAGTATTGGGCAAACCACCCGCTCGAACGGCTCGAGCACTCGATCTTCATCGACAGCGAGAACCTGGGTTCTACCCCGCTGCTTCGCCATCGAACGCTGACCGAGAAGCTGCTGCGCCCGATGCCGCTGCCGATCAGCGTTGATGCCTGGCGCTCGGTGGTTTTCGACTGGCATGTACTGCCCCTTTCCCGTAAATCGGGCATCACGTACGACACCTTCGAGTTCCGCGGTGACCGGCTGCCGGAGCTCATCCGGAAGTTCGGTGAGACCGAGGTCACTGTGCTGGTCGACAGAGACGACTTTCGCGTGGTGTACGTCCTCGATGCCGACCGCGAGACGTTGATCCCGCTGGTCAACACGGCTGCCGTGCCGTCCACGCCCGCGTACAGCTTCGTCGACGCGAAAAGGATGCTGGAGGAACTGCGTGCCGAGAACGTCGATACCGGCTCCGAAGCTTTGCGCCGCGACATCTTCAACCGTTCTGCTGGCGTTGCGACGGCGACCCAGAAGGCACCCAAGCCCTCGAAGAAGTCCGCCACGAAGCAGGCGAGCTCCAAGCAAACAACGAAGCATGCCCGCGAGCACGGCGCCGTTCTACGAAGTGCCAGCAACCCGCTGCCCCCACCCGAACCAGCCCTTGGCCATCCACCGATGGCAGGTGCCGCCGAACGCTGGGCCTCGGTGCCCGCACTCGCAGTTCTGAGTCGCAAACCCAAGAAGGACGGTCAATGAGTTCCGCGAACGAGCTTCGCCGCCGCATCGAATCCTGCAAACTGAATCATCAGAAGTTCCTGCTGCACTACGAGTGGCTCGGAGAGCGCATCGAGGACGCCTTGGCAGGCTTCGCTCCTCGGGTCGAGTGGGTAGTTGGTCCCTCTCGCGCCGGCAAGTCCATGCTCATGGAGGCGCTGTCTGTTGACCACCCGGAGTTCCGCGTCGACGGTGTGCGTCGCGTGCCGGTGTTGTACATGCCGCTTTCTCGGGCCATTTCGCCGAAGTCCTTCCCAACCCTGGTACTGGAGGCCCTCAAGGTTCCAGTTCGAAGAAGAGAGGGTGCAGCTGACCTGGAACTGCATGCAGCCGAGCAACTGCAGCGGCTTGGCACCAAGGTGCTGCTGCTCGATGAGGCCAGTCACTTTGTCGAGCCTGCTGCGCGCCTCCTGCCCCGCTCGGCCGGCGACATGCTCAAGGTGCTGTCGGACCGCGCGGGTCTCAGCATCTTCATGACCGGCATCCCGCGGCTGCAGTTGCTGATCGACAGCAACGACCAGCTTCGTCAACGCGCTACGGCAAAACGAGAACTCCTGCCCTACAACTTCAACGAAGACGCGCAGCAGGAGGCTTTCGCGCAGTGCGTCAGAACCTACGCGGACATGTTTGCCGAATGTGGCTGGCCCATCGACGTTCCGTTCAAAGGGCTGGTCAAGAACTGCTACCTGCACAGCGGGGGGCTCGTTGGCTCGCTGAGCAAGTTCATGCAGGAGTTGTGCATTCGCCCTCGCACGGAGGAACCGCGACCCCTGACCCTGCATGACTGCAAGCAGGCCTCCGAAAGAGCCGGCGGAACCCGCAACCCGCTGAACACACCCTTCGCAAACGAGGAGGTCTCGGACGCGCACCTCAATCAGGCGTACCAGTACATCCTGGACATCGAACCGCTCCCCAACGTCCGCCGCCGCTAGAGCGTCAACTCGAACTCATCGCCCTGATGGAACTGACCTATCACCTCGAGCCCAAAGCGGACGAATCTCCCTTGGGCTACTACCGGCGCCTCGCTGGCGCCAACGGACTGCGCAATTGGAGGGAGCTCGCGTCGCTCGCCAAAGCGTCTCCGTCGCGGACAGGGTTGCTGAGCCGGCCGGAACACATCGCCGCGATGTACAACCTGCCCAGCGAATGGACAACGGCCATCACGCAGAGGGAAGAGTCGCTGAAGGCACTGCGTTCCCTGCACCGAGGTCACCACGACGCCGTCTGTCCCCGGTGTCTGAGCGAGGACATGTATTTGCGCATTGGCTGGGAGCACGGCTACGTTACTGCCTGCGCCACGCATCGAACGCTACTTGTGGAGCGCTGCCCGGCCTGCGACACCTTCCTGTCCATCCATCGCGAACGGATCGAGCAGTGCGACTGCGGGCAGGACCTCAGTTCGATCCCCGCAGTGCCTGCCCCGTCGGTCCACCTCTGGCTCTCCAGCCTCCTGCTGCCGGGAGACGACGCGCCTCCCGGCGATTTGCCAGACCTTCGTGGCACACCTTCGGCGGAGCTCGCGGAACTGGTGCGTACGCTCTGCCTGCATTTCGATCCTGCGGCCGAGCCGCCGCGCCGCAATTCCGCCAACCCGGGGTCTGTCCGTGAGGCGCTCGAGTTTCTGGCGCCCCTGGAAACGCTACTCGCCGAGTGGCCTGTGTCCTACGAACAGCATGTGCGGACCCGCATCGCCGCCGGTCCGGCAGATGCAAGAACCCTCAAAACACTGCTTGGCCCCTGGTTCAGGCATCTGCTGGCGGTGGCGTCCACTGGCGCCTTGAGGAGCTTTCTGTCCCCTGTCATACGCATTGCCGCCGCCGAGTTCGATGGCGTGATCGGCATGGAGGACGCAGGGAACTGGGACGACCTGAGATACGTCCGACTCAAGGATGCTGCCAAGCATGGCCAGATGACCGTGCCGACGCTGAGGCGAGCCATCGCGGCGCGGCAGATCGAGCACCGCAGCCGGCGATTCGGCACCAAGGGCACCGTCTACGAAGTGCTGCGCACGGACCTTGAGCGCATCGTCGAGGCCCGCCGCGGCTGGACTACTGAGGCGGAGGCGTGCCGTTCGCTGGGTGTGTCACCGAAGGTTCTGACGAACATGGTGGCCGCTGGCCTGGTCGACGCGGACTACGACTGGGTGAAGGATGTCTTCAAGGGTGGCCCCTTCCGCGCCGGTGCCATCGCGGATGTGCAGGCGACGCTGATGACGAACTTGGCTGAGACCCCAACGGCCGGCGAACGGATTGGCTTTGCGGACCTGACCAGCCGGCGCCTGGGTGACAACACGGCGATCCAGGCACTCATGCGTGCGATCCAGTCAGGGGAGGTTGTTGCCCAAGGTCCCGCTGACCGGGTAGGCAAGTTGCAGTACCCGTTGGCCGAGGTGCGACGCTTCTTCGGGACGCCATTGCTTGAGGCCGGACTCTCCGTGAGCCAGTTGGCCAAGCTGACCGGCTGGAAGCACGAAAGCATCGACCACTGGATCGAGACAGGCCTGCTGGAGTCCCATCCCATTGTGTTGCGCGGCCAGCCGTGCAGGGTGGTGATGCCAGCCCAGCTCCTGGCCTTCAACCGCACCTACATGCCGGTGTCGGACCTGGCCAGGCTGGTCGGCGGCCGCTCGTCGTTCATGGCAAAGCGCCTTGCACACATCGGTGTCATTGCCGGCAAGGCCACCAGTTCGGGAACCCAACGAGGGATGCTGGTCAGGTTGTCCGATGTGGCCGAGCTGGCAATGAGGACAGCAAACCTCGGCGTGCTTGCCGTTCGGGATGGGCGAGCAGGTCGAAGGAGGAAACCGAAATGAAGAGGCGCCCCTCATCCGCTGCTGCAATCTCTGGCCCGGAGAGCGCCGATACGCCTTCTTCGGAGGCAGCGGTTCCGTCCGCGCGTGACAAGCCGCGAGCGCGCGTCTTGGCGTTGGATTTGGAGGCAACGCTCATCAGCAGCGCTGTGTCCCAGTTTCCGCGACCCGGGCTCTTCGAGTTCCTTGTGCGATGCAGGGAGCTCTTTCCGAGGGTCGTGATGTTCACCACCGTGCGTGAACAACTGCTCCGTGACATCGCCGGCACGTTGGTGGATGAAAGGGCCGCTCCTGAATGGTTTCGAGAGCTGGAATACGTGCATTGGACGGGGACTACCAAGGACTTGAGCTTCATTCCCGGCTGCCCGGTTGGCGAGGCCCTCCTGGTCGATGACTTGGCTGCTTACGTTCATCCAGGTCAACAGGCCCAGTGGGTCCAGGCGGAGCCTTTCGAACCACCGTTCGATGGAAGTGACACCGGCCTGACCAAGGTTCTCGAGAAGCTCGAGGAACGGGTAAGTCCAGGAGCGGTGTCATGAAGCTCGCCGGCTGTACGGTTTGTGGCGTTGTGCACGAAGCCGTAGGAGCCGAGGTGCTCGATGGCGCTGATGAGGAACGCCGCTACAACCTCACGCACTGCAGGCTATGCCAGTCGCCGAGCGCGGCATTTCGCCCTCTACCGGATCAACCAGACCTCGGAGAGGACGAACTCGGCTACCCAATGGCGGTTGTGCCGTGGGTAGACGATGGGCCTCAGACGCCAACGTACCCCTGCGCGACCACAAGCATCGGTCAGTCGTCTACGGGCGCGGGCACAGAAAGCACGGGTAGCACCGTCGTCACCAAGGAGATTGGCATGCCTTCATCGACGCTCAACAAGCGAGGTCAGGCAACGCTGCCTCGAGAGATTCGCGAAGCTCTGAAAGTCGTACCCGGAGACAAGCTGACGATGGAGGTACGAGAGGACGGGGCGGTACTCATTCGAAAGAACGCAGACGTGACCACCAAGAACTCCACCGGCCAGCCGAAGCGACGGGCCATCAGGGTTGGGCTTCTCGATGGAAAGCTGAACGTGCCGGCGGACTTCGATGCTCCGCTGCCGGCGCAGATTCAGAAGGAGTTCGAGGCACCACTCGATCCTCGGCGAACAGCCCGGCCCAAACGCCAACGCCGGTGAGAGCGAGGTCGGGCTGCCATCTGGTTCACGTAGATGCGATGGCGAGCGCGCCGGAGCACGGACTTGTGTTGAACGACACCGTCTAGGTCGGTGACGAGCATGACGCATGTGCCAGGTCAGCGCGAGGCGGCTAGCCGGTTGACTTGGCTGCGCGACGCCGAAGTTCTGTCAGTTCGTCTCGGACCGCCTGCTTGATCGACTCTTGCGACCACTGACCCTCGTCCTTCGAAAAAAGATGCTCCATCAGCGCCGTCCTGGTGTCCATCGTCTCGACGGCGTAATCGAGCCAACTGCCGAAGCCGGCTGGTGTCGGAGGACGGGGCATGGGCTATCTCCTGTGCGCTTTCATGGATCGTGGGGTTCAGTATGCGCCGGCAACCACGCGTCAAAGTTCAGGCGTAGATGCCGATCTGCATCCTTCGGAGGAGTGACGAAAGCAAAGCTCGGCCGTCGAACAAGCCCACGTACTCGCAAGGCAGGTGGCCACCCAGAGCCGGGTGTGGTGTGGACAACCATCCGGCCAACCATCGCCCAGCGTCAAAGCCATCCTGGTCGCCTGATTCGGCAACGATCTGCTCTGCCTCCCCAACAAGGCGTGCCACACCGAGAAGGTGCTCGCCTTCTGTCTTGCCGAGCGGCAGCCCTCGTTGCGAACATCGTGCAACGGTCCTTGACGAGATGCCAGCCCATTCACACAGGCGGGCTCGTGACATGCCCAGGTCGTGGCAAAGTCTGTCGGCCAGCGCGGGCGAAACGCCCTGCTTCACCGTCTTGATCCGCTCGATGGGCTCCATTGCAAGGAAGGATCGGTAACTTGGCAGCGCTTCGCACTTCGCATCGGCCCTCGCGGTCGGATGCTTGGTCGGCTGAACTTGCGCGTTGGGCATGCCTACATCCTGATGTCCATCGAGACGAGCCATTGTCCTTCCACGACCGTTCTGGCGGAAGACGGCCCTAAGTTATTGATTAGCAAGGCTTTCCACCGAACATGCGGGAATTCGCGCGCGTTCGGTGGAAAGCCTTTTAGATCACCAGGTTAGGCATTGGCGAAGCGCGCTCCCCATCGGTGGCGAAGGCCGCGACCCTTTCGACTTCTGCGAAGTACGCGTCAACTCGTCGCGATTCATTCCAGGCGGAAATCGCTGCAAGTAGTTCTTACGTAAGCGTGCGCCGTCTCAATGAATAGGGACGCCCAATACTGCCGCGTCCTTCGTGTGGAAGAACGCCCGCTCCACATCAACCGCGCGCCATGCTTGTCGCCGGGTATCGCGCTCACCGGATGGATGCCATCCCGAGACCTCGACACCGTGAGCGTTCATAGTTTGGGCGCGGTGTGCAAGCAGCTCACACCAGCGTTGATACACGTCGGCCTTGCGGCCGTTCATGCCTTGATTCGGATGCGCGACATATCCTGCCCATCTGGGGCCAGCGTCCTGCAGCGAGGCGAAGATGATGCTGTCGTAGACGCCGCACCGCTCTGGGGCCATCGCCATTAGGACCTTTGAGCCGAAGGACATCTGCCCGAACTCTGGCACTTGATTGATAGCCTGCAGCGCCTGCCCAAAGTGCCCTGCGCCAACACGATCCCTGGCAAGGCGTACTTGCGCTGCAATGGCAGCAAGAGGTACAGGCCCGTTCGTGTTCGGGCGACCGTCTCGGACCCAACGAGCTCTTGCCAAGGCACGTGCGGGAGTTGGCCGCCGCTCAACGCTCGAACTGCCGTAGTAGCCCCAGTAGTTAACCGAGACCAGTCCCAATAGGACCTTGTCGTCCTCGGCGGCGCTGAGCAGGCGCCGGTGCCTTTCCACCCAGAGAGTGTCGGTCATCAGCGCAAGCTGCGCCTCGGTCGCTGGCCGCGGATGGTCCACGCCTCTAACCATATGTCCACCCAGGGCATCCACATACACCCAGGGATACTGGTACTGGTTTCGGGCCGTCTGCAATGAAAAGTCGTCAGGTTCCATTCCGCTGCGCTGGGGCTGTTGTGCTGCCAGTTTCGTCGTAGCAGAACGCGGAGCTCATGCAAGGCATCGCGATTGGCTCTGTGGGGCGGAATCCATCACGCTTTTGCGGCAAGCCTCGATGACGACCGCCGCCCTCGCGTCGTGAGCGGAACCACCCAACGAGAGGCACTCGTCTCGGAACTGTCGTTGAAGCTCTCGTCGGTTCCGTTCTGCCACGGCTTGCCGGGATCGTTCAGCCAGAGGCTCAAGAACGCCCTTCAAATAGGCGGCATTTCGAGTTATAACCAAGCCACGCCACACATGACCGCGCGTCGACGGAGCAAGGTCTCCCCGGTGCAAGAATCGCGTCATGCTTTCGGCTGTGCAGAAGAGCGAATGCGGCAGGGCCTCACGGCCAGAGCGGCAAATTCTCATCTTATGAGTGCCGCCTTCTCACTTTATGCCTGTCGCCCACACGCAAGTTGTTGATCTGCAAGGGGGCGATTTCTCGCCTTATGAGGCTCTCTACAATGGTGATGCTTTAGAAGAGATAGTTTCGTGTCAGGTTCGCCGAGTCGAGACTAAGCCATGTGCTTTGCCAAAGTCTGTGAGACATCACGTCATAGATGCCCTCACATCTTGAGACGTTTGTGCTGTTTAGCAAGCGCACGTGTTTAGCGATAGATGGGCCGCATCGGACGATGCTTCGTCTTGAACCGTGCGAATGAATCATCTCTTGGTTCTTGCGGAGATGCCCTCGTCTTTTATGAGCGCTGCCCATCGGGATGAGTGCGCTTTCAGGAGCGACCCCTTCGTCTCGCATTCCCAGATGACGGCGACTCGCCACCCAAGCGATTGGAGTTCTCGGCTTTTCCGTTCATCTCTGCATCGGTTTTCTGCGATTTTGGTCGACCAGTAGCTTGAGTTCGACGAGGGTGCTCTGCCCGCTCGGCAGTCATGACCATGCCAAAAGCAACCATGTACAAATAGCACGACGCCATATCGAGGAAAAACGATGTCTGGCCTGCCAGGCAGTCCTCCCGGGTGTAGCACGTACCGAAAGCCAGCTGAGTGCAAGATCCTCCGGACAACCATTTCCGGCTTCGTGTCTTTTTGACGAACTCGCCCCATCAGTTCGCTTCTTGCCGAGCGAGATATGGTGTCAGTCATTGCTATGTGCGGCTAGGAGCTACACTGTATGCGTATGTGCATGTACGTGCTGCGAATGTTTCGACCATGACCAAGACAGCGTCGCGTCAGTCGGCAAGGCGGTCTGTTGCTCAGCTTCAGCAAGAACCATCTTCCGAAAATGCCGTTCGGATATCGGTACTCTTGACTAAAGAAGAACGGCAACGTTTGAAGGTGCTGGCCGCCTCACGAGGCGTAACCATAAGCGATGTCGTGCGCGAGGGTATAACGCGATTTTTGGAAGGTGCGTCTTAGTGACAACGCTCGGACCGCAAATACTAACTCGTACACTCAGCAAACCGACGAACGGAACTGGTTCGAAGAAGTTCGCGCACGGAAACCATTGGCAGTACCACTCCCGTAGTGATCGACACTCAAAGATTGCATGTTGGGGGCTCGTTCTAGACTTGTTGCTCCATTGCTCATTGCTTAGGGAACACGCGGCCGCCGGTAAAGTTGGTCTCGGCATCAACCATGAGATGCATGATTTTCGGAATAAAAAGAAAAAGAACTTGGATTTGGTTATCTGCACACAAGCGCCGCAAAACAGCAGCGGTGGTTCCCGCGGCGGCGTGCGTCGAGCTACAGACTTCGCGGGATTGGCAGAGTCCTACGGAGTGGACCTAAACGCAGAAGAGTTGGCTGAGCTTGGAAAATTGCCAACTCTAACCCTGTCAGGAGTTTCCACCGTGCTGCTCGCTACTGAAGCTAAGGCGGCTATGACAGCTCACCAGAAAGCGCGGCCTCGTCTACATGATGAATTGACGAGCTCTCACCAGACGATTCATGGTGACAACAATGATGCAATTGCAGCAGCTATCGTTCTTGTAAATGCTGCAGACACGTTCATTTCTCCGGATATGAACGACTGGGAGTTGGGAACTTTACCCACCCGCGTTTCCGTTCATAAACCTCAAGCAGCAAGCCTTGTTCTAGAAGGCTTGCTGAAGCTGCAATGTAGGTCGAAGACTGGTGATGAAGGGTTTGATGCAATAGGTGCTGTCGTCGTTTCCTGCCAAAACGACGGAAGTCCAATAAAGCTTGTGACAGAGGCTCCTCCCGCGCCTGCCCTTTCATCGGACTTTGACTACGATCGGTTTGTTCGACGACTGGCACAGCTCTACGCAACGCGATTCGCCAAAATCTAGGTAAGTAAAGCGGATTGCCGCCGCTTGGCAAGGGCGTTCAACACCTTCGTCGCCTGAGCCTTCCCCTCTACTGCAGTGACAACATCAAGGTGCTTTTCCACGGCTTCAATGAAGCCCGGGGCGAATCGCAACGTCGCACGTCGCGTTCGCTCGAGGAAGCCTGCGGTGGCACGCAACGATAGCGGGGTGCAATCTTGCTCAACAAATCCCTGTAGGGATGGGGAGCGGAGGCCGATGGGGTCCGGACTAATGTGTACCGTGAAGCGATGCTTGCCGTCGAATCTCGCCGC
This genomic stretch from Piscinibacter gummiphilus harbors:
- a CDS encoding TniB family NTP-binding protein; amino-acid sequence: MSSANELRRRIESCKLNHQKFLLHYEWLGERIEDALAGFAPRVEWVVGPSRAGKSMLMEALSVDHPEFRVDGVRRVPVLYMPLSRAISPKSFPTLVLEALKVPVRRREGAADLELHAAEQLQRLGTKVLLLDEASHFVEPAARLLPRSAGDMLKVLSDRAGLSIFMTGIPRLQLLIDSNDQLRQRATAKRELLPYNFNEDAQQEAFAQCVRTYADMFAECGWPIDVPFKGLVKNCYLHSGGLVGSLSKFMQELCIRPRTEEPRPLTLHDCKQASERAGGTRNPLNTPFANEEVSDAHLNQAYQYILDIEPLPNVRRR
- a CDS encoding TniQ family protein, whose translation is MELTYHLEPKADESPLGYYRRLAGANGLRNWRELASLAKASPSRTGLLSRPEHIAAMYNLPSEWTTAITQREESLKALRSLHRGHHDAVCPRCLSEDMYLRIGWEHGYVTACATHRTLLVERCPACDTFLSIHRERIEQCDCGQDLSSIPAVPAPSVHLWLSSLLLPGDDAPPGDLPDLRGTPSAELAELVRTLCLHFDPAAEPPRRNSANPGSVREALEFLAPLETLLAEWPVSYEQHVRTRIAAGPADARTLKTLLGPWFRHLLAVASTGALRSFLSPVIRIAAAEFDGVIGMEDAGNWDDLRYVRLKDAAKHGQMTVPTLRRAIAARQIEHRSRRFGTKGTVYEVLRTDLERIVEARRGWTTEAEACRSLGVSPKVLTNMVAAGLVDADYDWVKDVFKGGPFRAGAIADVQATLMTNLAETPTAGERIGFADLTSRRLGDNTAIQALMRAIQSGEVVAQGPADRVGKLQYPLAEVRRFFGTPLLEAGLSVSQLAKLTGWKHESIDHWIETGLLESHPIVLRGQPCRVVMPAQLLAFNRTYMPVSDLARLVGGRSSFMAKRLAHIGVIAGKATSSGTQRGMLVRLSDVAELAMRTANLGVLAVRDGRAGRRRKPK
- a CDS encoding NIF family HAD-type phosphatase, which encodes MKRRPSSAAAISGPESADTPSSEAAVPSARDKPRARVLALDLEATLISSAVSQFPRPGLFEFLVRCRELFPRVVMFTTVREQLLRDIAGTLVDERAAPEWFRELEYVHWTGTTKDLSFIPGCPVGEALLVDDLAAYVHPGQQAQWVQAEPFEPPFDGSDTGLTKVLEKLEERVSPGAVS
- a CDS encoding AbrB/MazE/SpoVT family DNA-binding domain-containing protein; protein product: MKLAGCTVCGVVHEAVGAEVLDGADEERRYNLTHCRLCQSPSAAFRPLPDQPDLGEDELGYPMAVVPWVDDGPQTPTYPCATTSIGQSSTGAGTESTGSTVVTKEIGMPSSTLNKRGQATLPREIREALKVVPGDKLTMEVREDGAVLIRKNADVTTKNSTGQPKRRAIRVGLLDGKLNVPADFDAPLPAQIQKEFEAPLDPRRTARPKRQRR
- a CDS encoding antitoxin Xre-like helix-turn-helix domain-containing protein, translated to MPNAQVQPTKHPTARADAKCEALPSYRSFLAMEPIERIKTVKQGVSPALADRLCHDLGMSRARLCEWAGISSRTVARCSQRGLPLGKTEGEHLLGVARLVGEAEQIVAESGDQDGFDAGRWLAGWLSTPHPALGGHLPCEYVGLFDGRALLSSLLRRMQIGIYA
- a CDS encoding very short patch repair endonuclease produces the protein MTDTISRSARSELMGRVRQKDTKPEMVVRRILHSAGFRYVLHPGGLPGRPDIVFPRYGVVLFVHGCFWHGHDCRAGRAPSSNSSYWSTKIAENRCRDERKSRELQSLGWRVAVIWECETKGSLLKAHSSRWAALIKDEGISARTKR